A window from Pseudomonas kribbensis encodes these proteins:
- a CDS encoding histidine phosphatase family protein, producing MQLTATYKQRRTLRLGKLLTGIGVVVAIGLVSGFVWVTRSPVDLGNAGKAARADWTQAWQAGEVVALVRHAERCDRSDNLCLGPADGITQAGNDSAALVGKGFVGLGMQQAQVFTSPLTRTVQTARAMFGQDATTQIWLESCGSSLRNDVVAHKVAKRNLVLVTHSGCISDFEKQTGFPHAVAAEYGSTLFARIDDKGQLKVLGIMNADAWSQLNSH from the coding sequence ATGCAATTAACAGCGACATATAAACAACGCCGCACGCTTCGACTTGGAAAACTGTTGACCGGCATCGGTGTAGTAGTCGCCATCGGACTGGTGAGCGGCTTCGTCTGGGTGACCCGTTCGCCCGTTGATCTGGGCAACGCCGGCAAGGCCGCCCGGGCTGACTGGACCCAGGCCTGGCAGGCTGGCGAAGTGGTGGCGCTGGTACGTCATGCCGAACGTTGCGACCGCTCCGACAACCTCTGCCTGGGCCCGGCCGACGGCATCACCCAGGCCGGCAACGACTCTGCAGCGCTTGTAGGCAAAGGCTTCGTGGGTCTGGGCATGCAGCAGGCGCAGGTGTTCACCAGCCCGTTGACCCGTACCGTGCAGACCGCGCGCGCCATGTTCGGTCAGGACGCCACGACCCAGATCTGGCTCGAGTCCTGCGGTTCTTCTCTGCGCAACGACGTGGTGGCGCACAAGGTTGCCAAGCGCAATCTGGTGCTGGTCACCCACAGCGGATGCATCAGTGACTTCGAAAAACAGACCGGTTTTCCTCACGCAGTCGCCGCCGAATACGGCAGTACCCTGTTTGCTCGCATCGATGACAAAGGCCAACTTAAAGTGTTGGGCATCATGAATGCCGATGCCTGGTCTCAACTCAATAGTCATTAA
- the arnT gene encoding lipid IV(A) 4-amino-4-deoxy-L-arabinosyltransferase, whose translation MTSENNPLRHAARHFSPTTTFERWAIPGLILAFVVFYLLPLMTHGLWIPDETRYGQISQEMLLSGNWVAPHFMGIRYFEKPIAGYWMIAIGQAIFGENLFGVRIASALSTGVSVWLTYLMARRLWNNPRISVASALLYMSFGLIAGQAGYANLDPQFTLWVNLSMVAVWFAIDSQTPRARLGGWALLGVACGMGLMTKGFLALLLPVLIALPYMIWQRRFGELVRYGLVAVVVCVLISLPWVLAVHYREPDFWRFFFWHEHIRRFAAGDAAQHARPWWFYLPLLFASTLPWAVLLPSTLLRTWREKRDPKTAYLALWFLLPLAFFSLSSGKLPTYIMPCLLPIALLMGQTVVNWLDQNSGRVLRLNGVINTVIASAALVALLYLQATKEIYENTEMFSLSLAYIVLVGWIIANALQVLRPLTLWAMPALGIGLLVALLPAAMPGQIVNSKMPDQFIAEHQQELSETASLLSNDLGAASALAWRLKRPQVDLFNTIGELKYGLEDPAMEARKVTMDGVGQWMTEARKKGAVGVVLRVNSTQEEQEVGLLPVDGKHYRRGNLQIFIFPQRQP comes from the coding sequence ATGACGTCTGAAAACAACCCGCTGCGACACGCTGCCCGTCATTTCTCCCCCACCACGACTTTCGAGCGTTGGGCCATTCCCGGCCTGATTCTGGCTTTCGTGGTGTTTTATCTGTTGCCGCTGATGACCCACGGCCTGTGGATCCCCGATGAAACCCGCTACGGCCAGATCAGCCAGGAAATGCTGCTCAGCGGCAACTGGGTCGCGCCGCATTTCATGGGCATCCGCTATTTCGAAAAACCGATTGCCGGTTACTGGATGATCGCGATCGGCCAGGCGATCTTCGGTGAAAACCTGTTCGGCGTACGTATCGCTTCGGCCCTGAGTACCGGCGTCAGCGTCTGGCTGACCTACCTGATGGCCCGCCGGCTGTGGAACAACCCGCGCATCAGCGTTGCCAGTGCCCTTCTTTATATGAGCTTCGGGCTGATTGCCGGCCAGGCCGGTTACGCCAACCTCGATCCGCAATTCACCTTGTGGGTCAACCTGAGCATGGTCGCCGTGTGGTTTGCCATCGACAGCCAGACCCCTCGCGCCCGCCTGGGTGGCTGGGCGCTGCTCGGTGTCGCCTGCGGCATGGGCCTGATGACCAAAGGATTCCTGGCTTTATTGCTGCCGGTGCTGATCGCCCTGCCCTACATGATCTGGCAACGCCGCTTCGGCGAACTGGTGCGCTACGGACTGGTCGCCGTGGTGGTTTGCGTGCTGATCAGCCTGCCGTGGGTATTGGCTGTTCATTACCGGGAACCTGATTTCTGGCGTTTCTTCTTCTGGCACGAACACATCCGTCGTTTTGCCGCCGGCGATGCCGCGCAGCACGCCCGTCCATGGTGGTTCTACCTGCCGCTGCTGTTTGCCTCGACCCTGCCGTGGGCTGTTCTGCTGCCTTCGACGCTCCTGCGCACCTGGCGCGAAAAGCGTGACCCGAAAACCGCCTACCTTGCGTTGTGGTTCCTGCTGCCACTGGCCTTTTTCAGCCTGAGCAGCGGCAAGCTGCCGACCTACATCATGCCGTGCCTGCTGCCGATCGCTCTGTTGATGGGGCAGACCGTGGTCAACTGGCTGGATCAGAACAGTGGCCGCGTCCTGCGCCTGAACGGTGTGATCAACACCGTCATCGCCAGTGCGGCGCTGGTGGCACTGCTTTATCTGCAGGCAACCAAGGAAATCTACGAAAACACCGAGATGTTCAGCCTGTCGCTGGCCTATATCGTGCTGGTGGGCTGGATCATCGCCAATGCCTTGCAAGTGCTGCGTCCGCTGACGCTGTGGGCCATGCCGGCGCTGGGTATCGGCTTGCTGGTGGCGTTGTTGCCGGCGGCCATGCCGGGGCAGATCGTCAATAGCAAGATGCCCGACCAGTTCATTGCCGAACACCAACAGGAACTGAGTGAAACCGCGTCGCTGCTGAGCAACGACCTGGGTGCGGCTTCGGCGCTGGCATGGCGTCTGAAACGTCCGCAGGTGGATCTGTTCAACACCATCGGTGAACTGAAGTACGGCCTCGAAGACCCGGCCATGGAAGCACGTAAAGTCACGATGGACGGCGTCGGCCAGTGGATGACCGAAGCGCGGAAAAAAGGCGCGGTCGGTGTGGTCTTGCGCGTCAACAGCACGCAGGAAGAGCAGGAAGTCGGATTGCTGCCGGTAGACGGCAAGCATTATCGTCGCGGCAATCTGCAGATCTTCATCTTTCCGCAGCGCCAGCCATGA
- a CDS encoding ArnT family glycosyltransferase yields MTLRNNDRGALLLLLAASALMLLLGLGSRELWGAETRWANIALQMMQSGDYFDPYLKGDPYYDKPLLSYWLITATAWLTGSLDHWSLRLSSVVSAWLSVWLVYLLGEQLFRKGTGLIAGWMLATTFYFVFWARVATADILTVCGVLAAVWWYWRGPDDTRFSRYLVFCVLLSLTSLFKGLIGFILPGLVLLPHLLSEGRWKRHLNLRLLGALVIAGAFYMTPFLLSHLYGAPNYGESGLGLVLRENVVRFFQPFDNIGPIYTYLLYLPIYTLPWAPCWIIALWVAAKNWKHIEPDTRWLIQGLGLLMLFFTASGSRRSYYVLPLVPFAQLLGAWWITRRMAARNAESPFGGRGLKIGFAVTTVLLLGILGVLYPWTNSGGGAIRFGETVRLQASQRAPLSQWHFVMVEVDNKVPMYLQTGGEPFYYVPETRDFPRDGDAAAMFEWLERTSGKHWDPKRTIFVAQYRTGEPVPLSRLGQDHQVITTTPTRGEQVFHGREDQSVAYLPQGS; encoded by the coding sequence ATGACCTTGCGCAATAACGACCGGGGCGCCCTGCTGCTCCTGCTGGCCGCCAGCGCCCTGATGTTGCTGCTCGGGCTGGGCAGCCGCGAACTGTGGGGCGCGGAAACCCGCTGGGCCAACATCGCGTTGCAGATGATGCAAAGCGGCGATTACTTCGACCCGTACCTCAAGGGTGATCCCTATTACGACAAGCCGCTTTTGTCGTACTGGCTGATCACCGCGACCGCCTGGCTGACCGGCAGTCTGGATCACTGGTCGCTGCGCCTGTCTTCGGTGGTGTCCGCGTGGCTCAGCGTCTGGCTGGTGTATCTGCTGGGCGAGCAGCTGTTTCGCAAAGGCACGGGGCTGATCGCCGGCTGGATGCTGGCGACCACCTTCTATTTCGTGTTCTGGGCGCGGGTCGCCACCGCTGACATCCTGACGGTCTGCGGTGTGCTGGCGGCGGTCTGGTGGTACTGGCGCGGGCCGGACGACACGCGGTTCTCACGCTATCTGGTGTTCTGCGTGCTGCTGTCCCTGACGTCGTTGTTCAAAGGCCTGATCGGTTTCATCCTGCCGGGGCTGGTATTGCTGCCGCACCTGCTGAGTGAGGGCCGCTGGAAACGTCATCTGAATCTGCGCCTGCTCGGGGCGCTGGTGATTGCCGGGGCGTTCTACATGACGCCGTTCCTGCTGTCCCACCTCTACGGCGCGCCGAACTACGGGGAAAGCGGCCTGGGGCTGGTATTGAGGGAAAACGTCGTGCGGTTTTTCCAGCCGTTCGACAACATCGGCCCGATCTACACCTATTTGCTGTACCTGCCGATCTACACCTTGCCTTGGGCACCGTGCTGGATCATTGCCCTGTGGGTCGCGGCGAAGAACTGGAAACACATCGAACCGGATACCCGCTGGCTGATTCAGGGCCTCGGGTTGTTGATGCTGTTCTTCACCGCCAGCGGCAGCCGGCGCAGTTACTACGTGTTGCCACTGGTGCCGTTCGCGCAACTGCTCGGGGCCTGGTGGATCACCCGACGCATGGCTGCGCGCAACGCCGAAAGTCCGTTTGGCGGGCGCGGCCTGAAGATCGGTTTTGCCGTGACCACGGTGTTGCTGCTGGGGATTCTCGGCGTGCTCTACCCCTGGACCAACAGCGGAGGCGGCGCGATCCGTTTCGGCGAGACCGTGCGCCTGCAAGCCAGCCAGCGTGCGCCGTTGAGCCAATGGCACTTCGTCATGGTCGAGGTGGACAACAAGGTCCCGATGTACCTGCAGACCGGCGGCGAGCCGTTCTACTACGTGCCGGAAACCCGCGACTTCCCTCGCGATGGCGATGCTGCCGCGATGTTCGAATGGCTGGAACGCACCAGCGGCAAGCACTGGGATCCGAAGCGTACGATCTTCGTCGCCCAGTACCGCACCGGCGAACCCGTGCCGCTCTCCAGGCTCGGTCAAGACCATCAAGTCATCACGACCACCCCGACCCGCGGCGAACAAGTGTTCCATGGCCGCGAGGATCAAAGCGTCGCCTACCTGCCCCAAGGCTCCTGA
- a CDS encoding iron ABC transporter substrate-binding protein yields MSPSLPSFLKHATLATALLAAGQVFAADSVGIVVYNAQHETLTKAWVAGFTEETGIPVTIRNGDDTEMGNQLVQEGAASPADVFLTENSPAMVLVDNAKLFAPVAPATLEQVGSAYRPAHGQWVGIAARSTVFVYNPAKLPEKDLPKSLMDLATPAWKGRWAASPAGADFQAIVAAVLEQKGEAATLEWLKGMKANFTAYRGNSSVLKAVNAGQVDSGVIYHYYAFVDQSKTGENSKNTALHYFKHQDPGAFVSISGGGVLKSSKHQEEAQKFLQYITGKQGQEVLRTGNSFEYAVGKDSASNPKLVPLKDLDAPKVDASKLDSKKAVELMTQAGLL; encoded by the coding sequence ATGAGTCCATCCCTTCCGTCCTTTCTCAAGCACGCTACTCTGGCAACCGCGCTGCTCGCAGCCGGTCAGGTGTTTGCCGCCGATTCCGTCGGCATCGTGGTCTACAACGCCCAGCATGAAACCCTGACCAAGGCCTGGGTCGCCGGCTTCACCGAGGAAACCGGGATCCCGGTCACGATTCGCAATGGCGACGACACGGAAATGGGCAACCAACTAGTGCAGGAAGGCGCAGCCTCTCCGGCGGACGTGTTCCTGACGGAAAACTCCCCGGCCATGGTGCTGGTGGACAATGCCAAGCTGTTCGCCCCGGTGGCACCGGCCACCCTTGAACAAGTGGGTTCGGCCTATCGTCCGGCCCATGGCCAGTGGGTCGGCATCGCCGCTCGCTCGACAGTCTTTGTCTACAACCCGGCCAAGCTGCCGGAAAAAGACCTGCCGAAATCCCTGATGGATCTGGCGACCCCGGCGTGGAAAGGTCGCTGGGCTGCATCCCCTGCCGGCGCCGACTTCCAGGCCATCGTCGCCGCCGTGCTGGAACAAAAAGGCGAAGCCGCCACCCTGGAATGGCTCAAGGGCATGAAAGCCAACTTCACCGCCTACCGTGGCAACAGCTCCGTGCTCAAAGCGGTGAACGCCGGCCAGGTGGACAGCGGCGTGATCTATCACTATTACGCTTTCGTCGATCAGTCCAAGACCGGCGAAAACAGCAAGAACACCGCCCTGCACTACTTCAAGCATCAGGATCCGGGCGCGTTCGTGAGCATCTCCGGTGGTGGCGTGCTGAAGTCCAGCAAACACCAGGAAGAAGCACAGAAATTCCTCCAGTACATCACTGGCAAGCAAGGTCAGGAGGTACTGCGCACCGGTAACTCCTTCGAATACGCCGTGGGCAAGGACTCGGCTTCCAACCCGAAACTGGTGCCGTTGAAGGATCTGGACGCACCAAAAGTCGACGCATCGAAGCTCGACAGCAAGAAAGCCGTCGAACTGATGACTCAGGCGGGACTGCTTTAA
- a CDS encoding ABC transporter permease, producing MPETLPAGIAAAPSANLSRRSRALNGRGSPWVVVLAIGVSLLSLLPIGFVVGVSWYTGWATIEALIFRPRVAELLINTVLLVLITLPICIVLGITLAWLTERTDLPGRRLWSVLAVAPLAVPAFVHSYAWVSLVPSINGLPAGVLVSVIAYFPFLYLPIAATLRRLDPAIEDVAESLGLKPWAVFFRVVLPQLRLAICGGALLVGLHLLAEYGLYAMIRFDTFTTAIFDQFKSTFNGPAANMLASVLALCCLAMLTVESAARGHARYARVGSGSAREQRTVRLKPGIAALGLCLQTLTCLLALGVPMLTLGRWLIAGGAEVWQGEELLPALLQTLSFGVAGAVLTSLAAIPIAWLSIRAPGKLQRVLEGCNYITSSLPGIVVALALVTVTIHFARPIYQTTITVLLAYLLMFLPRALVSLRAGFAQAPVELENIAQSLGRSPLRALWLITLRLAAPGAAAGAALVFLAITNELTATLLLAPNGTRTLATGFWAMTSEIDYAAAAPYALLMVVLSLPLTAILYHQSRRSAGR from the coding sequence ATGCCTGAAACTCTGCCGGCGGGGATCGCTGCGGCGCCCTCCGCCAACCTTTCACGCAGGTCCCGCGCCCTCAACGGGCGCGGGAGTCCCTGGGTGGTCGTATTGGCGATCGGTGTTTCATTGCTGTCGTTACTGCCGATCGGTTTTGTGGTCGGCGTGTCGTGGTACACCGGCTGGGCGACCATCGAAGCCTTGATCTTCCGCCCTCGGGTGGCCGAATTGCTGATCAACACCGTGCTGCTGGTGTTGATCACCCTGCCGATCTGCATTGTGCTGGGCATTACTCTGGCCTGGCTGACCGAACGCACCGATCTGCCTGGTCGGCGATTGTGGTCAGTGCTGGCGGTTGCGCCGCTGGCGGTGCCGGCGTTCGTGCACAGCTATGCGTGGGTCAGTCTGGTTCCGTCGATCAATGGGCTGCCGGCCGGCGTGCTGGTGTCTGTGATCGCTTACTTTCCGTTCCTTTATTTGCCGATTGCGGCGACGTTGCGTCGTCTCGACCCGGCGATTGAAGACGTGGCCGAATCCCTCGGCCTGAAACCATGGGCCGTGTTCTTCCGGGTGGTACTGCCGCAATTGCGCCTGGCGATCTGTGGTGGTGCGCTGTTGGTCGGCCTGCACTTGCTGGCCGAATATGGCCTGTACGCGATGATCCGCTTCGACACCTTCACCACGGCCATTTTCGATCAGTTCAAATCCACCTTTAACGGCCCGGCCGCCAACATGCTCGCCAGCGTTCTTGCGTTGTGTTGCCTGGCGATGCTGACCGTGGAATCCGCCGCACGTGGCCATGCACGTTATGCCCGGGTCGGTTCTGGCAGCGCCCGGGAGCAGCGGACCGTGCGTCTCAAACCCGGCATCGCAGCCCTGGGCCTGTGCCTGCAAACCCTGACTTGCCTGCTGGCCCTCGGCGTTCCGATGCTCACACTCGGCAGATGGCTGATCGCTGGCGGCGCTGAAGTCTGGCAAGGCGAAGAATTGTTGCCGGCCTTGCTCCAGACCCTGTCGTTCGGCGTCGCCGGTGCGGTGTTGACCAGCCTTGCAGCGATCCCGATTGCCTGGCTGTCGATCCGCGCACCCGGCAAACTGCAACGCGTGCTGGAAGGCTGCAACTACATCACCAGTTCCCTGCCGGGGATTGTTGTGGCGCTGGCGCTGGTCACCGTGACGATCCATTTCGCCCGGCCGATCTACCAGACCACCATCACCGTGCTGCTGGCGTACCTGCTGATGTTCCTGCCGCGGGCGCTGGTCAGTCTGCGTGCCGGTTTCGCCCAGGCGCCAGTGGAGCTGGAAAACATTGCGCAAAGCCTCGGCCGCTCGCCGCTGCGCGCCTTGTGGCTGATCACCCTGCGCCTGGCCGCACCCGGTGCGGCGGCGGGTGCAGCGCTGGTGTTCCTCGCGATCACCAATGAATTGACCGCAACCCTGTTGCTCGCGCCCAACGGCACGCGCACCCTGGCCACCGGTTTCTGGGCCATGACCAGCGAAATCGACTACGCCGCCGCAGCGCCTTACGCGCTGCTGATGGTGGTGCTTTCGCTGCCGCTCACGGCCATCCTCTATCACCAATCCAGGCGCAGTGCCGGCCGATGA
- a CDS encoding ABC transporter ATP-binding protein, with translation MNALDIINLSKSFGAQTALDNINLSVPTGSRTVIVGPSGSGKTTLLRMIAGFEFPDAGSLMLNGQTLVDSTHAVPAYQRQIGYVPQDGALFPHMTVADNIGFGLSETGSTRTERIQALMDSVALNANMASRWPHELSGGQQQRVSLARALAQQPRLMLLDEPFSALDTGLRGAMRKMVARLLEESGVTTILVTHDQGEALSFADQLAVMRDGRLVQSGHPMDLYRYPDDEQTARFLGEAVVMPAQIEAGWAHCDLGRIAVNSNGFSGPAQIMLRPEQLQLSDLPADSEGCNAVVTERDFGGNTCTLTVELRAAANEESGRSLLVRSTGMHAPPAGSAVQLSILGAAHVFDAS, from the coding sequence ATGAACGCTCTCGACATCATCAATCTCAGTAAATCCTTCGGCGCGCAAACCGCGCTGGACAACATCAACCTGTCCGTCCCGACCGGCAGTCGCACCGTGATCGTCGGCCCGTCAGGCTCCGGCAAGACCACGCTGCTGCGGATGATCGCCGGGTTCGAGTTCCCCGATGCCGGCAGCCTGATGCTCAACGGCCAGACGCTGGTCGACAGCACCCACGCCGTGCCCGCCTACCAGCGCCAGATTGGCTATGTGCCGCAGGATGGCGCGCTGTTTCCGCACATGACCGTGGCCGACAACATCGGTTTCGGACTGAGTGAAACCGGCAGCACCAGAACCGAACGCATCCAGGCGTTGATGGACAGCGTGGCCCTGAACGCCAACATGGCCAGCCGCTGGCCCCATGAATTGTCCGGCGGCCAGCAGCAACGGGTGTCGCTCGCCCGGGCACTGGCCCAGCAACCGCGACTGATGCTGCTGGATGAACCCTTTTCCGCCCTCGACACCGGCCTGCGCGGCGCCATGCGCAAAATGGTCGCCCGTCTGCTCGAAGAGAGCGGCGTGACGACGATTCTGGTCACCCACGACCAGGGCGAAGCCTTGTCGTTTGCCGATCAGTTGGCGGTCATGCGTGACGGGCGACTGGTGCAATCGGGGCATCCGATGGACCTCTACCGCTACCCGGACGATGAACAGACCGCACGGTTTCTCGGCGAAGCGGTGGTCATGCCGGCGCAAATCGAGGCCGGTTGGGCGCATTGCGATCTTGGGCGAATCGCGGTGAACAGCAACGGTTTCTCCGGTCCCGCACAGATCATGCTGCGCCCGGAACAGCTTCAGCTGTCCGACCTGCCCGCCGATTCTGAGGGCTGCAACGCCGTCGTCACCGAACGCGATTTCGGCGGCAACACCTGCACCCTGACGGTCGAGCTACGTGCGGCGGCCAACGAAGAATCCGGCCGTTCGCTGCTGGTCCGCAGCACCGGAATGCACGCGCCGCCGGCCGGCAGCGCGGTACAACTGTCGATTCTAGGGGCGGCCCACGTCTTCGACGCGTCGTAA
- a CDS encoding site-specific integrase, whose amino-acid sequence MRYVLQDAADRLGFEDMNVEDIPWHALQPEDVVALVAALRADNYAPNTSSLYVNAIRGVMNEAWRMSLISQDHLLKMRSVKGIAGTRLSQGRNLKRTLIHELMEVCAADPRPQGLRDAAVIALLYGTGMRKSESVDLDLNQVDFTERSLCVTAKGNKQLIKYAPAWAFAKLNAWLEFRRSELKEGESDDTFLFNRIRRGSHITRERITKHAIYYIARQRGTQVGVKIMPHDFRRSFITRVIEEHDLSIAQKLAHHSNIQTTANYDVRDDNERRRAVDRFDL is encoded by the coding sequence ATGCGGTACGTTTTACAAGATGCCGCCGATCGCCTCGGCTTTGAAGACATGAATGTCGAGGACATTCCCTGGCACGCCCTGCAACCCGAGGATGTTGTCGCATTAGTCGCCGCGTTGCGCGCCGATAACTACGCCCCCAACACCTCTTCACTCTATGTAAACGCCATTCGCGGCGTCATGAACGAAGCCTGGCGCATGAGCCTGATCAGCCAGGATCACCTGTTGAAGATGCGCTCGGTCAAGGGCATTGCCGGTACGCGGCTGTCTCAGGGGCGCAACCTGAAGCGCACGCTGATTCATGAATTGATGGAAGTCTGCGCGGCCGATCCGCGTCCGCAGGGGCTGCGTGATGCGGCGGTGATTGCGCTGTTGTACGGCACCGGCATGCGCAAATCCGAGTCGGTGGATCTGGACCTGAATCAGGTGGACTTCACTGAACGCAGCCTGTGCGTCACCGCCAAGGGCAACAAGCAACTGATCAAATACGCGCCGGCCTGGGCGTTCGCGAAGCTCAATGCCTGGCTGGAGTTTCGCCGCTCGGAGCTCAAGGAAGGCGAGAGCGACGATACGTTTCTGTTCAACCGCATCCGCCGTGGCAGCCACATCACCCGTGAGCGCATCACCAAGCACGCGATCTATTACATCGCCCGCCAGCGTGGTACTCAGGTCGGGGTGAAGATCATGCCCCACGATTTCCGGCGCTCATTCATCACCCGGGTGATCGAAGAGCATGACCTGTCGATCGCCCAGAAACTCGCGCACCACAGCAATATCCAGACGACCGCCAACTACGACGTGCGCGACGACAATGAACGGCGTCGCGCCGTGGATCGTTTCGATCTGTAG
- the arnB gene encoding UDP-4-amino-4-deoxy-L-arabinose aminotransferase — MSQAFLPFSRPSIGDEEIAAVEQVLRSGWITTGPKNQALEEQFAQYVGCKHAVALSSATGGMHITLLALGIGPGDEVITPSQTWVSTGNMISLLGATPVFVDVDRDTLMTDAARIEAAITPRTKAIIPVHYAGAAFDLDPLYALADKHGIAVIEDAAHAAGTRYKGRHVGSHGTAIFSFHAIKNMTCAEGAMFVTDDEALASRVRMLKFHGLGVDAYDRLTGGRKPQAQVIEPGFKYNLSDINAAIALVQLQRLDAINARRTELAGQYLQKLEGLPVQPLAVPQQYTQQHAWHLFILRIDSERCGMDREAFMKGLQEQGIGTGIHFIATHLHTWYRQRDPDLYLPNTEWNSARLCSIPLFPDMTDQDLDRVVGAIATLMDKRS; from the coding sequence ATGAGTCAGGCGTTTCTCCCCTTCTCTCGCCCGAGTATCGGCGATGAAGAAATTGCGGCCGTCGAGCAGGTTCTGCGCTCGGGCTGGATCACCACCGGGCCGAAAAACCAGGCACTTGAAGAACAGTTCGCGCAGTACGTGGGTTGCAAGCACGCCGTTGCTCTCTCCTCCGCCACCGGCGGCATGCACATCACCCTGCTGGCCCTGGGCATCGGTCCCGGCGATGAAGTCATCACGCCGTCGCAGACCTGGGTCTCCACCGGCAACATGATTTCCCTGCTGGGCGCCACGCCGGTGTTCGTCGATGTCGACCGCGACACCCTGATGACCGACGCCGCCCGTATCGAAGCCGCCATCACGCCACGCACCAAAGCCATCATTCCGGTGCACTACGCCGGTGCCGCGTTCGATCTGGATCCGCTGTACGCACTGGCGGACAAGCACGGCATCGCCGTCATCGAAGACGCTGCCCACGCTGCCGGCACCCGCTACAAGGGCCGCCACGTCGGCTCCCACGGCACGGCGATCTTCTCGTTCCACGCGATCAAGAACATGACCTGCGCCGAAGGCGCGATGTTCGTCACCGACGACGAAGCCCTGGCCAGCCGCGTGCGCATGCTCAAATTCCACGGTCTGGGCGTCGATGCCTACGACCGACTGACCGGTGGCCGCAAGCCGCAGGCCCAGGTCATTGAGCCCGGCTTCAAGTACAACCTGTCCGACATCAACGCCGCCATTGCCCTGGTGCAACTGCAGCGTCTGGACGCCATCAATGCCCGCCGCACCGAGTTGGCCGGTCAGTACCTGCAAAAGCTCGAAGGCTTGCCGGTGCAGCCGCTGGCCGTGCCGCAGCAATACACCCAGCAACACGCCTGGCACCTGTTCATCCTGCGCATCGACAGCGAGCGTTGCGGGATGGATCGGGAAGCCTTCATGAAGGGTTTGCAGGAGCAAGGCATCGGCACCGGCATCCATTTCATCGCCACCCACCTGCACACCTGGTACCGCCAGCGTGACCCTGACCTGTATCTGCCCAACACCGAATGGAACTCGGCGCGGCTGTGCTCGATTCCGCTGTTCCCCGACATGACCGACCAGGATCTGGATCGTGTTGTCGGCGCCATCGCCACTCTTATGGACAAACGCTCGTGA
- the arnC gene encoding undecaprenyl-phosphate 4-deoxy-4-formamido-L-arabinose transferase — MRPYPIKCVSIVIPVYNEQDSLPELLRRTEAACAQLKHDYEIVLVDDGSRDESANMLEEAAGRENSPFVAVILNRNYGQHAAIMAGFEQCKGDVVITIDADLQNPPEEIPRLVAEAEKGYDVVGTVRGNRQDSALRRYPSKLINLAVQRSTGVAMSDYGCMLRAYRRTIIDAMLACRERSTFIPILANSFARHTTEIVVAHAEREHGDSKYSPMRLINLMFDLVTCMTTTPLRLLSIVGFAMAGLGALFAVALIVLRLAFGAGWAGDGTFVLFAVLFVFTGGQFIGMGLLGEYLGRMYSDVRARPRFFIEKVLRSQPASPAPAVTVDGLTSNSTSDQVLS; from the coding sequence GTGAGACCTTACCCGATTAAATGCGTGTCGATCGTCATCCCGGTCTACAACGAACAGGACAGTCTGCCTGAGCTGCTTCGGCGCACAGAGGCGGCCTGCGCCCAACTCAAACATGACTACGAAATCGTGCTGGTCGATGACGGCAGCCGCGACGAGTCGGCCAACATGCTGGAAGAAGCCGCCGGACGCGAAAACAGCCCGTTCGTGGCAGTCATCCTCAACCGCAACTATGGCCAGCACGCCGCGATCATGGCCGGTTTCGAGCAGTGCAAGGGCGACGTGGTGATCACCATCGACGCTGACCTGCAGAACCCGCCGGAAGAGATTCCGCGTCTGGTGGCCGAAGCCGAAAAGGGTTACGACGTTGTCGGCACCGTGCGTGGCAACCGTCAGGACTCCGCCCTGCGCCGCTACCCGTCGAAACTGATCAACCTCGCCGTGCAACGCTCCACCGGCGTGGCCATGAGCGACTACGGCTGCATGCTGCGCGCCTACCGCCGCACCATCATCGACGCCATGCTCGCCTGCCGCGAACGCAGCACGTTCATTCCGATCCTGGCCAACAGCTTCGCCCGCCACACCACCGAAATCGTCGTGGCCCACGCCGAACGTGAGCACGGCGACTCGAAATACAGCCCGATGCGCCTGATCAACCTGATGTTCGATCTGGTCACCTGCATGACCACCACGCCGCTGCGTCTGCTGAGCATCGTCGGCTTCGCGATGGCAGGTCTGGGCGCACTGTTCGCCGTTGCGCTGATCGTGCTGCGCCTGGCGTTCGGTGCAGGCTGGGCCGGTGACGGCACGTTCGTACTGTTTGCGGTGCTGTTCGTGTTCACCGGTGGCCAGTTCATCGGCATGGGTCTGCTGGGTGAATACCTGGGACGCATGTACAGCGACGTGCGCGCCCGTCCGCGCTTCTTCATTGAAAAGGTGTTGCGCAGCCAGCCGGCCTCCCCGGCACCTGCGGTCACCGTTGACGGCCT